A genomic stretch from Setaria italica strain Yugu1 chromosome VII, Setaria_italica_v2.0, whole genome shotgun sequence includes:
- the LOC101774132 gene encoding NAC domain-containing protein 104: MGGSSDLPPGFHFFPSDEELIVHFLRRKASMLPCQPDIVPTVLLNHYNPWELNDKALQAGNRWYFFSHATQSRVTPNGYWSSICADEIVESGGCNVGLKKTLIFSIGEPSEGIETNWIMHEYHLLDGRKGSGSSTSTSSSRKLHRNKSHSNTESNWVICRVFDSTCGSQVNYHEEGMELSCLDEVFLSLDDYDEVSLSNN, encoded by the exons ATGGGTGGATCTTCTGACCTTCCTCCAGGGTTTCACTTCTTCCCCTCAGATGAAGAGCTCATCGTCCATTTCCTCCGCCGCAAGGCCTCCATGCTTCCATGCCAGCCAGACATCGTCCCAACAGTACTTCTGAACCACTACAATCCATGGGAACTGAATG ACAAAGCACTTCAAGCAGGTAACCGGTGGTACTTCTTCAGTCATGCAACCCAAAGTAGGGTCACACCAAATGGGTATTGGAGCTCTATTTGTGCTGATGAGATAGTAGAAAGTGGTGGCTGTAACGTCGGCCTGAAGAAGACACTTATCTTCTCCATTGGAGAGCCCTCTGAGGGGATCGAAACCAACTGGATTATGCACGAGTATCACTTACTGGATGGAAGGAAGGGGAGTGGCAGTAGCACTTCAACCAGTTCAAGCAGGAAGTTGCACAGGAATAAAAGTCACTCAAACACG GAGTCTAACTGGGTGATATGCCGAGTGTTTGATTCAACCTGTGGATCGCAAGTGAACTACCACGAGGAGGGCATGGAGCTTTCATGCTTAGATGAGGTGTTCCTATCCCTTGACGACTATGATGAAGTCAGTTTGTCAAATAATTAG